The following DNA comes from Pedobacter cryoconitis.
AAAATCAATTTGTCTGGTTACCGTAGTTGGTGTTGTTGCTGTATTGTTGCCGGGAACCGGGTCTGTAGTTCCGGTTGGTGGTGTTACTGTAACTGTGTTGGTTAAAGTACCTGAGGCCGATGGTGAGGCTGTACCCGCAATACTTAATGTAGTGGATTGGCCGCTAGCTAAAGTTAAGCCCGTCCAGTTTCCATTGGTGCTGGTATAAGTTCCATTGGCAGGGGTATAGGTAGTTGGTGTAAATCCAGCAGGCAGATTATCTGTTACGTTTACAATATCAGCGGCAAGCAAACCTGATGGACCATTATTTGTCAGCGTGATTGTATAAGTCAGTGCCTGGCCGGCAACTACTGTTGTTGGATTGGAAGTCTTGGTGACACCCAGATCTAACACACGGCTCACAGGAGTTGAAATTGTAGAAGTATTATTGCCCGGTACCGGATCAGTTATACCTGTAGGTGTACTCACTGTGGCAGTATTACTTAAAGCCGCAGTTGCGGTAGGACTTACCGTACCTGTAATTGTTAAATTGCTGCTTGTTCCACTAGCCAGTGTTAATCCTGTCCAGTCTCCGCTGCTGCTGGTATAAGTTCCGTTTTGAGCAACATAAGAAACAGGCGTGAACCCGGCAGGCAGATTATCTGTTACATTGATTACATCTGTAGCCAATATCGGGCTTGGCCCATTATTGGTTAATTTGAGCGTATAAACTAAAGTTTGTCCGGCAACAGCAGTTGTTGGCGTTGCAGTTTTAACTATGGCCAGGTCATAAGGAGCAATTGGTACAGGGGTATTCGTTGCTGTATTATTCGCTGTATTCTGGTCAAATTCTGCTGCTGATACCGTAGCTGTATTTGCATAATTTCCTGTTCCAAGTACTTTTGCATTGATCGTTAATGCGGTTGTAGCCCCGGCAGCAAGATTACCAACTGTCCATATTCCGGTGGTGGAATTATAGGTTCCATTGCTGGAAATAAAAGTATAACCATTAGGCAGCAGGTCTGTGACTTTAACTGCCGTTGCCGGATTTGTTCCGTTGTTTTTTACGGAAAGCGTAAATGCAATATTTGTATTTACTCTAGGTGTCGCATTGTCAACTGCTTTAGTGATGGAAAGGTCATTTTGTGGTACAGTAGTATTCACTGTTGAAATATCATTTGTCTGATCCGGATCACTGACACCAGAAGTACCTACATTAAAGTTTGCTGTATTCGTGATTACTCCGCCTGTTGGATAGTTATTAATCGTACCCGTCACTGTAAACGTTCCGGTAGCATTAGCCCCTAAACTAACAGTTGCGGATGACAGGCTGGTAGAGGTGAATCCGGTCGCTGAGCTATTTGCATTGCCATTTGTATTAAAAGCTACGGAGTTGATCTGAAAATTAGCAGGGAGCTGATTCAGCGCATCAGTAAATGCCAGGCCTGTTAAATTTGCATTAGTCTGATTAGTTAAAAAAATATTATAGGTTAATTGATCACCTACATTTGCGGTAAGTTTATCTACCGTTTTTTGTACACGTACCCCGCCCGGCGTAGTTACAATAAGATTTCTGATTTCGTGATTGTTATAACCACCACCCGTTGAAGATGCAAAGCCTATCTTAAGCTTAGGAGGGACCGTAGTCGCAGTTGTTAAAGTGTACTGAAAAAGCTGAGTAAAAGCGCCATTTGGAGTCGTAGTCCATCTTACGACTACTGAAAATGTATTTAAAGCACCTGTAGGAGTGATTTCTATCTGAACTCTCCTGTAAAATTGTGCGTCTGTGGGACGGGTTGGCGTCAGTGTGCCGTAGCCAATCTGACCTACAGAGGCTCCGGAGAGGTAGAGGTTTGAGGTAGCAAGAGCTGCGGTAGAGGGTCCTCTTAATACGACTGCATTCGGAGTTTGCCCCGGCCCTCCTTGTGTGGACGAGAAATTTCCAAATTCATCTAAACCAACACCAATATAACCGCCACTTAAACCATTCCCAGCTGCGGTTGCAGTATAACCCAGCGATCCCCCGTTAGGGCCTAATTTAAAAGGCGATGTGGTGGCATCAAAAAGGAATACTCCGATTCCATCTGCACCTCCGAATGCCGGATTATCCGAACGCCATGTTTTATATTCAAAATCGGCCAGAACTCCTAATGTAGAAGGAAAAGACTGATTGATATAGGCATAACCAGCTTTGGTTAAAGCAGCAGGAGTAAGCCTTAACCATCCATTATTTGCCGGATCTACACCACCAGAAGTTAATATTGCATCTCCGCCAATTGTTATTCCGGCAGCAGAACTCCCTTTAAAGTTTTCTGTAATCGTAAACTGTGCATTTGCGTGTATTCCGATCAGCAGAAATAACAAAAGAAATCCAATCTTTTGGAATTGATGATAAATACTGATTTTTCCCTTAACATATTGCGGCGCTTCCTTAAAAAGAGCTATACATTGTGAATTGTGGATTTTCAAGAAAGAGGGTCTTCGAGGGTAGATTAGTTTCATAGCAAAACTTTTGACGTGTAGTAGATTAGGTTAACCAATATGAAACCGGTTGCCCGGTTATATGGCATTATACTTTGGAAAATAATATCAAACAGAAGTTGATTCCAGGGGTTACCCTAAAAATCGTATCTGATTAATGTATATATCCGTAGTCAGAATTTTTGGAAAAGAGAAGATGGAAGTTTGAATGTAGATTTTTTTCATACTTTAATAGCTTTAGATACGTTATAGATCGTAATGCCTCAGTATATTATGAAGTATACAAAGGATTCTTGCTTTTTTTAGGTCTTGGTAGATGTGTAAAAGAAGAAAGGGTACTAGGTATTTTATATCAGGTTAGATAAATAATAGTTAAAAAGCATCTTATTTAAAAAGTACGTTTATTTGTGTACTTTTTTTCATACAAAATACTTGTCTATTGAGTGTCGGATCAAGAATTGTGCCGCTACTTGCCTGAAATGCATGTGTTTAGCTTATTGTTGAACAAAGTTAAACAGAATAAAAGCTCACCTTTTAATTTCTTTAGAATTGATTTAACGATTTAGCTAATGAATGGTTTTGTCGGTTAAGAATTGATAATTTCTTGTGATTTATTTTATTTTTCACGTTTAGTTAAGGCGACCGATGAAGACCTTTTTTTTCGCACAGCTCTTTTAAACCCCGAATTATTCTTTTGAAGAGTAGTGTAGTGTGGATTTTTAAATGGAAAGATTAAACGTTGAAATTCCAGTTTTATGATATTTTTTTGAAATTTATCACTACTGATAACCATTCTTATTTTGGTTTGTTTTTTTTAAATAAATAAATTTATTTTTCTTTCAAATATTAATCTGATAAGCTATGATTTTTGTCTGATTTTTTATTCAGGCGTCCTTTTTAGAAATGCAATTTGTGTTCAGTTTAATACAATCTATCTGTTGAAAGTAAAGTGTATTCCGTGATTATAATTGAAGGGATTTTTAAGATTTACGGAGCAAAAAAAAGTCTTTCAGCATGAACTGAAAGACTTTTAGAGTAGGATATAGAAAGATTCAAATCTTCCAGATCCGGGGGATAATCAGTTTATTCTTATTTAATAAGTTTTGATACCAGGTCTTTTAACTCGTTTATTTGTTGTTGCTGTAATTTATTCTGTTGATCAGTTTCTCTTTTTTGCTGATCGGCTTTCTGTTTTTGTTGAATAAGGTACAACGTCAGCTCTTCTACTTTTTTAACTAACAATTTGTTAATTTCACCCAGGTTAATACCTTTCATTTCGACTTCCTTTTCTGTTGGCATGTCTGGTAAATGATGATTTTTATCAACAAATAATTTTACCTCATCGAGCGATAGAAGATTATATTCTGGCTTGAATACATAATCTGGCCATGCTCCATTCCCATTCAAGTCAACTAATACTTCTTTTGAATGGATAGTGCCATTAACAGTTAATCTTGAATCAGGTGACGTTGTTCCTATCCCTACATTACCGCCCTGAAAGGCTAAAACAGGAAAAGGTGTGCCATTTAGCAATTGTGTAAATCTGTAATCAATACCACGTTCGCTATTGTAATTTGATAAAGTTAAGTTATAGCCTGCAAGTGACGGATCCCATTCCTGCATTGGAACGTCTTTAAAGGCGGTGGGAGATTTGAGTATATGCAGAGGGACATCAGGATTTGTTGTACCAATACCTACATTTCCGGCCTGGAAAGTTAAAACAGGTATAGCTATGTTATTGTGAAGTTGTGTAAATCTGTAATCGATTCCATGCGTACCGTTGTAATTTGATAGCGTCAGATTGTAACCTGAAGTTGATGGATCCCATTCTTGCATAGGAACGTCTTTGAGCGAAGCAGGTGATTTTAGTATATGTAACGGAGCGGTGGGTTCTGTTGTACCTATACCTACATTTCCAGCCTGGAAAGTTAAAACGGGTATAGGTATATTATTATGAAGCTGAGTAAATCTGTAATCAATTCCATGCAAACCACTATAATTAGATAATGTTAAGTTATAACCTTCGGTTGACGGATCCCATTCCTGCATAGGAGCATCTTTGAGTGTAGTTGGAGATCTGAGGACATGAAGTGCTGCGGTTGGATTTACTGTACCAATACCTACATTACCTCCTTGAAATGTCAGGATAGGAAAAGCTATGCCGTTACTCAGCTGAGTAAACCTGTAATCAATACCTCTTATGCTATTGAAATTTGATAAAGTTAAGTTATAGCCGCCAGCTACAGATGGATCCCACTTTTGCATTGGTACAGCTACTGTGCTTGATGTAGGTTTAAGGATATGCAGCGGGACATCCGGGTTTGTTATGCCAATACCTACGTTTCCGGTTGGAGATAGTTGGTTATTTTGCGCATTGGATATGTAGCCAACTAATACTATGGCAATAGTTAAGTAAATTTTCTTCATACAAAGAGAATGATAAGTTATTTTATTTAAGCCAAATGTAAATTAAAATTTCTTTTAAAATCTAATGTATTTATTTATATGAGGTGTTTGTTTTTATAAAGTTTAATGTCAGATACTTGTGGTGACTTCTGCTATATTGGAAAAACAAGCAATGAATAAGTTTTGTAAATAAAAAAAGTCTTTCAGCATGAACTGAAAGACTTTTTTTTAACTAGTAGTGGTGGGGGGAGAAGGATTCGAACCTTCGAAGTCTCGCGACAACAGAGTTACAGTCTGTCCCATTTGGCCACTCTGGTATCCCCCCGATCATTTTGATTCTCTTGTGGAGAATAGCGGAGTCGAACCGCTGACCTCTTGCCTGCCAGGCAAGCGCTCTAGCCAACTGAGCTAATCCCCCGGGGTGGCAAAAGTAATTAAATTTGGATGGGATGCAAATTAAATAATGAAAATATTGTCCCTTATATACTTAACTACGGCTATAATGGTGTTTAATTGGTTGAATATGTTGAACTTGTGCAGAATTAAATAAGTTAACAATTTATTGAGTTATTCGTTTTAACCTGAAAAGCAATGAATATTTCGCATTGAGTTAACAGTATAAATGCAAATTGCCCCGGAATTTACGCTTATAAATCAGCTAATGCGAAAACTTATACTTCTTTTACTCGTCTTTGTTCTGGGATGTATCAGGATTGCTGTTGCTGGTTTACCATCAGAAAATACTTTTTTACTCTCAGAAAGATCTACTGTAAGCATCCTCACCTGTAGTAAAACAAGTAAATATATTTATGCCTTATTTGGCCATAGTGCAGTCAGGATCACAGATCAGGAAAGGCAGCTGGATCTGGTCTATAACTATGGGACATTTGATACTGATGATCCCAACTTTTATATCAATTTTATTAGCGGAAGAATGAAATATTCTTTATCCGTTTCCACTTATCATTCCTTTTTACAGGAATATATAACAACTCAACAAACGGTTTCCGCCCAAAAACTTAACCTGACGCTGAAAGAGAAAAATAAACTCTTTTTACTGCTGAATGAACAACTCAAACCAACCCATAAATATTACTATTATGATTTTATAAAGAATAATTGTGCAACAAAAATAGTTGACCTGTTAGCACAGACCATAGGGCCTGATTTTGACTATTCCCTTTCTGTGGCTAACCAGGGCACAGGTAATCCGGTTAGAACACTGGTGAGTAATTATCTGACAAATGATGCTCTGTATATGATCGGAATAAATGTTTTATTAGGAAGCAAAGCAGATATAACTTCCAGCAAGGCTGTCAGCTTATTTCTACCCGATACTTTGCAAAAGAGACTAGACCAGATTCAATTGCGAAAGCGTAAAATGGCTGACCCAGCTGCTTTTTTATTCATACCCGGCAAAGAAGAACATGTTTCTCCAAATGTTTTAACTACTTCTCTCTACAGTTTTTTATTAATCCTCTTATTGATCAGTCCGTTTATAGAGCGGGTAAGCGGTGCAAATAAATTAATGATGTGGGTAACTATAACCGTTTTTACAATGGCCGGTTTGCTCGGTTTTTTACTGCTCTATCTGTCCCTGTTTTCCAGTTTGGAATTAGTGAAGTATAATTTAAACCTGCTGTGGTGTCATCCCTTTTATCTGCTGGTTTTCTGTAAAAAAATCAGTAAACCTTTAGCAGTAATTTTCCTGACCAGTATAGTCATGTTCGTTATGTTATATTTTAAAACAATGAGTTTTCTGGTTATACTTCCGATTCTGATTTTACTGATTGTACTATTATCTCTTCACTACAATACTTCTGCCAGTAACCAGGTTAAAGGTGTAAATACGGTATAGTCCGTCATCACTGATATCAATCGTTTCTACTAAACCTGTT
Coding sequences within:
- a CDS encoding DUF4105 domain-containing protein, yielding MRKLILLLLVFVLGCIRIAVAGLPSENTFLLSERSTVSILTCSKTSKYIYALFGHSAVRITDQERQLDLVYNYGTFDTDDPNFYINFISGRMKYSLSVSTYHSFLQEYITTQQTVSAQKLNLTLKEKNKLFLLLNEQLKPTHKYYYYDFIKNNCATKIVDLLAQTIGPDFDYSLSVANQGTGNPVRTLVSNYLTNDALYMIGINVLLGSKADITSSKAVSLFLPDTLQKRLDQIQLRKRKMADPAAFLFIPGKEEHVSPNVLTTSLYSFLLILLLISPFIERVSGANKLMMWVTITVFTMAGLLGFLLLYLSLFSSLELVKYNLNLLWCHPFYLLVFCKKISKPLAVIFLTSIVMFVMLYFKTMSFLVILPILILLIVLLSLHYNTSASNQVKGVNTV